In the Sarcophilus harrisii chromosome 1, mSarHar1.11, whole genome shotgun sequence genome, one interval contains:
- the EARS2 gene encoding probable glutamate--tRNA ligase, mitochondrial isoform X1, with product MAALLLGPLRLRLARAPWGAGRWRGYCGGSGPRSSAVRVRFAPSPTGFMHLGGLRTALYNYIFAKKYKGSFILRLEDTDQTRLVPGAAENIEDMLEWAGIPPDESPRRGGPAGPYQQSQRLELYAQATKALLQTGAAYYCFCTPQRLELLKKEALRNHQTPRYDNRCRFLSAEHVARKLAAGDKPTVRFRLEEGAETFQDLVHGWNQHEVANIEGDPVILKSDGFPTYHLACVVDDHYMGISHVLRGTEWLVSTAKHLLLYRALGWEPPHFAHLPLLLNKDGSKLSKRQGDIFLEHFASAGFLPETLLDIITNYGSGFAGNQMGRTLPELIEQFDLSGVSTHSALLDLEKLPEFNRLHLIRLLNDKARRIQFVKKLQAMVKDVYGKQMEDKDVLSEDYLERILLLGQGRISRLQDLVSPTYSYLWTRPAVPRAQLQTISREVDVIAKLVLGLLETPGISLTQEVLNQELRRLSEKTEGIEYVRMMKLLRMVLSGQQQGPTVAEMMISLGPKEVRERMQRVLLS from the exons gCTTCATGCATTTGGGAGGCCTACGTACTGCCTTGTACAActacatctttgccaagaaatacaAAGGGAGTTTCATCTTAAGGTTGGAAGACACAGATCAAACCCGTCTGGTGCCTGGGGCTGCTGAGAACATCGAGGACATGTTGGAATGGGCAG GAATTCCTCCTGATGAAAGCCCTCGGCGTGGAGGTCCTGCTGGACCCTACCAGCAATCTCAACGCCTCGAGCTCTACGCACAAGCCACTAAGGCACTGTTGCAGACTGGAGCTGCTTACTATTGCTTCTGTACCCCCCAGCGCCTGGAGCTGCTGAAAAAAGAGGCCCTAAGGAACCATCAGACACCCCG GTATGACAATCGGTGTCGATTCTTGAGTGCTGAACATGTAGCCAGGAAATTGGCAGCAGGTGACAAGCCAACTGTCCGCTTCCGCCTGGAGGAGGGAGCTGAGACTTTCCAGGACCTGGTACATGGCTGGAACCAACATGAAGTTGCCAATATTGAGGGTGACCCTGTGATCCTTAAGAGTGATGGCTTCCCCACCTATCATTTGGCCTGTGTGGTGGATGATCATTATATGGGCATCAGCCATGTTCTTCGGGGCACTGAGTGGCTTGTCTCTACTGCCAAACATCTCCTTTTATACAGGGCCCTGGGTTGGGAACCACCCCACTTTGCCCATTTGCCTCTGCTTCTCAATAAGGATGGCAGCAAGTTGTCCAAGCGTCAAGGAGACATCTTTTTGGAACACTTTGCTTCAGCTGGCTTTCTCCCAGAGACTTTGTTAGACATCATCACCAATTATGGCTCAGGATTTGCAG GGAACCAGATGGGGAGGACACTGCCAGAGTTGATAGAACAGTTTGACTTAAGTGGGGTCAGCACTCATTCAGCCCTGCTGGATCTGGAGAAACTTCCTGAATTCAACAG GCTGCATTTGATTCGATTGTTAAATGATAAGGCTCGGAGGATCCAGTTTGTGAAGAAGCTTCAGGCCATGGTGAAAGATGTGTATGGAAAACAAATGGAGGACAAGGACGTCCTCAGTGAGGACTACCTAGAGAGGATCCTTTTGCTGGGACAG GGGCGCATCAGTCGCTTGCAGGACTTGGTCTCACCAACATATTCCTATCTCTGGACTCGCCCTGCTGTACCCCGAGCACAGCTGCAGACCATCTCAAGAGAAGTGGATGTGATTGCTAAGCTGGTCCTGGG GTTGTTGGAAACACCTGGCATTTCTCTCACTCAGGAAGTGCTGAACCAAGAGCTTAGAAGACTTTCAGAGAAGACAGAAGGTATTGAGTATGTCAGAATGATGAAACTGCTCCGGATGGTACTCAGTGGGCAGCAG caagGCCCAACTGTTGCAGAGATGATGATATCCTTGGGACCTAAGGAAGTTCGGGAACGGATGCAGAGGGTGCTCTTAAGCTAG